The following proteins come from a genomic window of Aquimarina sp. MAR_2010_214:
- a CDS encoding DinB family protein, with protein sequence MSAKSFLIEMEQEFVSTKNLLDILPENRLHYKPHEKAMSLGQLAFHIATIPSRNLRFAKDGQVETEIIVEHPIPSNKAEILDAFEKSITSVRILLNEEDTSWLKNDWKLLKSQNPIAEMSTYAFIRTFVLNHWYHHRGELTTYLRILDKRLPSIYGPTADVNPFA encoded by the coding sequence ATGAGTGCTAAAAGTTTTTTAATAGAAATGGAACAAGAATTTGTTTCAACAAAAAATCTTCTGGATATACTTCCCGAAAATCGATTACACTATAAACCACATGAAAAAGCAATGTCACTTGGTCAGCTCGCTTTTCATATCGCAACTATTCCAAGCAGGAATTTGAGGTTTGCCAAAGACGGTCAGGTAGAAACAGAGATCATCGTCGAACATCCTATTCCTAGTAATAAGGCCGAAATTCTTGATGCTTTTGAAAAGAGTATAACTTCTGTAAGAATTTTACTCAACGAAGAAGACACGTCCTGGTTAAAAAATGATTGGAAACTTCTAAAATCACAAAACCCAATAGCAGAAATGTCTACCTATGCCTTTATAAGAACTTTTGTTCTTAATCACTGGTATCATCATAGAGGAGAATTAACCACATATCTAAGAATACTAGATAAAAGACTACCTTCTATTTATGGACCAACAGCAGATGTAAACCCATTTGCTTAG
- a CDS encoding Crp/Fnr family transcriptional regulator, with protein sequence MIFEKDILKKIDFITEKELQEEILKNCEVLSFKKGDVIVREGQYVKILPIVISGHIRVFQTKEDREILLYYVEPSQTCMMSLSACFFNNQSPSQAIAMAQTEIIAIPSRFIIQWQKQYNSWNNFVIKTFRKRYDELLDTFESVAFDHIDKRVIEYLERRKLHQESSMVKISHQQLANELGTTRVVISRILKQFELNGKLILHRAEIELL encoded by the coding sequence ATGATTTTCGAAAAAGACATTCTTAAAAAAATTGATTTCATTACAGAAAAAGAACTTCAGGAGGAAATCCTTAAAAATTGTGAAGTCTTATCTTTTAAAAAAGGAGATGTAATTGTTAGAGAAGGTCAATATGTTAAGATACTACCAATTGTAATTTCTGGACATATCAGAGTATTTCAGACAAAAGAAGATAGAGAAATTTTGCTTTACTATGTCGAACCAAGTCAGACCTGTATGATGTCATTATCAGCATGTTTCTTTAACAATCAAAGTCCTTCACAGGCTATAGCAATGGCTCAAACCGAAATTATTGCAATACCATCAAGATTTATTATCCAATGGCAAAAGCAATATAATTCATGGAACAATTTTGTGATTAAAACGTTTAGAAAAAGATACGATGAACTCCTTGACACTTTTGAGAGTGTTGCTTTTGATCATATTGACAAAAGAGTTATTGAGTACTTAGAACGCAGAAAATTACATCAAGAAAGTTCTATGGTTAAAATTTCTCATCAACAATTGGCTAATGAGTTAGGTACAACAAGAGTAGTTATTTCTCGTATCTTAAAACAATTCGAATTGAATGGGAAATTAATTTTACATAGAGCTGAGATAGAATTATTATAA